In the genome of Streptomyces collinus, one region contains:
- a CDS encoding bile acid:sodium symporter family protein, translated as MPIDPYILLLLGTVGLAALFPARGPAADVASGASTAAVALLFFLYGARLSTREALDGLRHWRLHVTVLACTFLVFPLLGLAARGLVPVILTHPLYQGLLFLTLVPSTVQSSIAFTSMARGNVPAAICAGSFSSLVGIVATPLLAASLLGGSGGGFSADSLLKIVLQLLVPFLAGQLLRRWIGGFVTRHKQVLGLVDRGSILLVVYTAFSVGVVQGIWHQVSPARLGGLVVVEAVILAVMLLLTWYGGKALRFGRADRIAIQFAGSKKSLAAGLPMASVLFGAQAALAVLPLMLFHQMQLIVGAVIAKRRARDAAAEVSAPQPAAATRTAVGTGTRSG; from the coding sequence ATGCCGATCGACCCCTACATCCTGCTTCTCCTCGGGACGGTGGGCCTCGCCGCACTGTTCCCGGCACGCGGGCCGGCCGCGGACGTCGCCTCCGGCGCCTCCACGGCCGCGGTCGCCCTCCTCTTCTTCCTGTACGGCGCCCGGCTCTCCACCCGTGAGGCGCTCGACGGGCTGCGCCACTGGCGGCTCCACGTCACCGTCCTGGCCTGCACCTTCCTCGTCTTCCCGCTGCTCGGACTCGCGGCCCGCGGGCTGGTGCCGGTGATCCTCACGCACCCGCTCTACCAGGGCCTGCTCTTCCTCACCCTGGTCCCGTCGACCGTGCAGTCGTCGATCGCCTTCACCTCGATGGCCCGCGGCAACGTGCCCGCCGCGATCTGCGCGGGCTCCTTCTCCTCCCTGGTCGGCATCGTCGCCACCCCGCTGCTGGCCGCGTCGCTGCTGGGCGGCAGCGGGGGCGGGTTCTCCGCCGACTCGCTGCTGAAGATCGTGCTGCAACTGCTGGTCCCCTTCCTCGCCGGGCAGCTGCTGCGGCGCTGGATCGGCGGCTTCGTCACCCGCCACAAGCAGGTCCTCGGCCTGGTGGACCGCGGCTCGATCCTGCTCGTCGTCTACACCGCGTTCAGCGTGGGCGTGGTCCAGGGCATCTGGCACCAGGTCAGCCCCGCCCGGCTGGGCGGCCTGGTCGTCGTCGAGGCCGTGATCCTCGCCGTGATGCTGTTGCTCACCTGGTACGGCGGCAAGGCGCTGCGCTTCGGCCGGGCGGACCGGATCGCGATCCAGTTCGCCGGCTCGAAGAAGTCCCTGGCCGCCGGGCTGCCCATGGCGAGCGTCCTGTTCGGCGCGCAGGCCGCGCTCGCCGTGCTGCCGCTGATGCTCTTCCACCAGATGCAGCTGATCGTGGGCGCGGTGATCGCCAAGCGCCGCGCGCGGGATGCGGCGGCGGAGGTCAGCGCGCCGCAGCCAGCCGCAGCGACACGAACCGCGGTCGGTACAGGGACACGTTCCGGCTGA
- a CDS encoding DUF4185 domain-containing protein: MPDDSGALRARQRTGTGIGLLLVLVLGAALLIALPGDDGPDDDACRALTVGSWKADDGLTAEFARYGDDAGRTDDWTGGDGTHSVRLPDGRVLWLFSDTYLGRVYGPPNPHGESYAWRDAGTPLVRNSAVLMRDGRLESTLPAPLFADPAPNQWRWPVAARVEPRSPGSSERVVRVLLWVRTAGQSPWIYGVPTATEVATLSLPGLRLESITEVLDQRPVADPSRRVLFGTTLVEEGGWTYVFGGDDGRPAARPVSHAYAARVPEGALADPAAWQYWSGSAWVPRARPRPVLGDGRRRGVGSAFSVVRDGSTYVLFTMAAGPKGLTTVASYWACSPAGPWHGPAKEFSPPLPQGQVAAYNPQAHPVLSGPGRLVLSYDVNWLEMTGAAAQLSRNVSLYRPRFVSLRLAAAR, encoded by the coding sequence GTGCCCGACGACTCAGGAGCATTACGAGCACGACAGCGCACGGGAACCGGGATCGGCCTGCTGCTGGTCCTGGTTCTCGGCGCCGCACTGCTGATCGCCCTGCCCGGCGACGACGGTCCGGACGACGACGCCTGCCGGGCGCTGACGGTCGGCTCCTGGAAGGCGGACGACGGCCTCACCGCCGAGTTCGCCCGCTACGGCGACGACGCGGGCCGCACGGACGACTGGACCGGCGGCGACGGCACCCACTCGGTGCGACTGCCGGACGGCCGGGTGCTGTGGCTGTTCTCGGACACCTACCTGGGCCGGGTGTACGGGCCGCCCAACCCGCACGGCGAGTCCTACGCCTGGCGGGACGCCGGCACGCCGCTGGTGCGCAACTCCGCCGTGCTGATGCGCGACGGCCGCCTCGAATCCACCCTGCCCGCCCCGCTGTTCGCCGACCCGGCACCGAACCAGTGGCGCTGGCCGGTCGCCGCCCGCGTCGAACCCCGCTCCCCCGGCTCCTCGGAGCGGGTCGTCCGGGTCCTGCTGTGGGTGCGCACGGCGGGACAGTCCCCCTGGATCTACGGCGTGCCCACCGCGACCGAGGTCGCCACCCTTTCGCTTCCCGGGCTGCGCCTGGAGTCGATCACCGAGGTGCTCGACCAGCGGCCGGTCGCCGACCCGTCCCGGCGGGTGCTGTTCGGCACCACGCTGGTGGAGGAGGGCGGCTGGACCTATGTGTTCGGCGGCGACGACGGCCGGCCCGCCGCCCGCCCCGTCTCGCACGCGTACGCGGCACGGGTCCCCGAGGGCGCGCTCGCGGACCCGGCGGCGTGGCAGTACTGGAGCGGCTCGGCCTGGGTGCCCCGTGCCCGGCCCCGGCCGGTGCTCGGGGACGGGCGGCGCAGGGGCGTGGGCAGCGCCTTCTCGGTCGTCCGGGACGGCAGCACGTACGTACTGTTCACGATGGCCGCCGGCCCGAAGGGGCTGACCACCGTGGCGTCCTACTGGGCCTGCTCCCCCGCCGGGCCGTGGCACGGTCCGGCGAAGGAGTTCAGCCCGCCGCTGCCGCAGGGGCAGGTGGCCGCCTACAACCCGCAGGCGCATCCGGTGCTGAGCGGTCCGGGACGGCTCGTCCTGAGCTACGACGTCAACTGGCTGGAGATGACGGGCGCCGCCGCCCAGCTCAGCCGGAACGTGTCCCTGTACCGACCGCGGTTCGTGTCGCTGCGGCTGGCTGCGGCGCGCTGA
- a CDS encoding exo-alpha-sialidase: MPSSLRARLRSTLTAAVAAGALLAPTAPAHSQPASALSEFDQQVLFRASQDPGYACFRIPAIVRTTSGTLLAFAEGRVLNCGDAADIDIVVKRSTDGGRTWGPLQVVTEGAGDTHGNPAPVVDRRTGRILLAETFNTGRTDAGNCSVPCDRTPHLQYSDDDGRTWSQPRDLSDEILPEHWNSWYATGPVHGIQLTRGKHAGRLVFGVNTETWNGSRISANHAALVVSDDGGDSWRVGATDTWPIGQDGVFRQKPSEVTLTERSDGALLVSGREQDGTDLGHRSQTVSRDGGDTFATPFRGLPDLYTPQVQGATLRLGGRMLLSAPADPDRRRTMMVRSSYDGGRTWESVDRGTVVTTDWSGYSDMAAVGGGAVGLLYEGGAVDARDEIRFARFTEDWLKPRRGADPTTRDAAAGARPAAVLGGAGRTAGVRGGALSFDGTDDAVRLPYRSRLPLGDGDFTASLHFRYTATTGEQPFLWMGGIGTTQPQIWLRGEPAGNRVRGLITTRSGATTVRSASVSADGARNDGRWHHLALRRGGGRLTLFLDGEAIGTADVPGSVSRNSPFGVHIGQRMDSRAFLTGAIDDVRVWGRALSDEELAAGASGAASRGTVLWLPMDQVSGSN, encoded by the coding sequence ATGCCGTCAAGTCTTCGCGCACGTCTGAGATCCACCCTGACAGCCGCCGTCGCCGCCGGGGCGCTGCTCGCGCCCACCGCCCCGGCGCACAGTCAACCCGCCTCCGCGTTATCGGAGTTCGACCAGCAGGTGCTCTTCAGGGCGTCCCAGGACCCGGGCTACGCCTGCTTCCGGATCCCGGCGATCGTGCGCACCACCAGCGGCACGCTGCTCGCCTTCGCCGAGGGCCGCGTCCTCAACTGCGGTGACGCGGCCGACATCGACATCGTCGTCAAGCGCTCCACCGACGGCGGCCGCACCTGGGGGCCGCTCCAGGTCGTCACCGAGGGTGCGGGCGACACACACGGCAACCCGGCGCCCGTCGTGGACCGCAGAACGGGACGGATCCTGCTGGCCGAGACGTTCAACACCGGCCGCACGGACGCCGGGAACTGCTCCGTCCCCTGTGACCGCACCCCGCATCTGCAGTACAGCGACGACGACGGCCGGACCTGGTCGCAGCCGCGTGATCTGAGCGACGAGATCCTGCCCGAGCACTGGAACTCCTGGTACGCGACCGGTCCCGTGCACGGCATCCAGCTGACCCGCGGCAAGCACGCCGGGAGGCTGGTGTTCGGCGTCAACACCGAGACGTGGAACGGCAGCCGGATCTCCGCCAACCACGCGGCCCTCGTCGTCAGCGACGACGGCGGCGACTCCTGGCGGGTCGGCGCCACGGACACCTGGCCCATAGGGCAGGACGGCGTGTTCCGGCAGAAGCCGTCCGAGGTGACGCTCACCGAGCGCTCCGACGGCGCCCTGCTCGTCAGCGGCCGGGAGCAGGACGGCACCGACCTGGGCCACCGCTCCCAGACCGTCAGCAGGGACGGCGGCGACACCTTCGCCACGCCGTTCCGCGGCCTCCCCGACCTGTACACCCCGCAGGTCCAGGGCGCGACCCTGCGCCTCGGCGGCCGGATGCTGCTGTCCGCTCCGGCCGACCCCGACCGCCGCCGCACGATGATGGTCCGCTCCTCCTACGACGGCGGGCGCACCTGGGAGAGCGTGGACCGGGGCACGGTCGTCACCACGGACTGGTCCGGCTACTCCGACATGGCGGCCGTGGGCGGCGGGGCGGTGGGCCTGCTGTACGAGGGCGGCGCGGTCGACGCGCGCGACGAGATCCGCTTCGCCCGCTTCACCGAGGACTGGCTGAAACCGCGCCGGGGCGCCGACCCGACCACGCGCGACGCTGCGGCGGGCGCCAGGCCCGCGGCGGTGCTCGGCGGCGCCGGGCGCACGGCCGGTGTCCGCGGCGGTGCGCTGTCGTTCGACGGCACCGACGACGCCGTCCGGCTGCCCTACCGGTCCCGGCTCCCGCTCGGGGACGGGGACTTCACGGCCTCGCTGCACTTCCGCTACACGGCCACGACCGGCGAACAGCCCTTCCTGTGGATGGGCGGCATCGGCACCACCCAGCCGCAGATCTGGCTGCGCGGGGAACCGGCGGGCAACCGGGTCCGGGGGCTGATCACCACCCGGTCGGGCGCGACGACCGTCAGGTCCGCCTCGGTGTCGGCCGACGGCGCCCGCAACGACGGCCGCTGGCACCATCTGGCCCTGCGCCGCGGCGGAGGGCGGTTGACGCTCTTCCTCGACGGCGAGGCGATCGGCACCGCGGACGTGCCGGGCTCGGTCAGCCGCAACTCCCCGTTCGGCGTGCACATCGGACAGCGCATGGACAGCCGGGCGTTCCTCACCGGGGCGATCGACGACGTCCGGGTGTGGGGCCGGGCGCTGAGCGACGAGGAGCTGGCCGCCGGCGCCTCGGGCGCGGCCTCGCGGGGCACGGTGCTGTGGCTGCCCATGGACCAGGTGAGCGGCAGCAACTAA
- a CDS encoding quinone oxidoreductase family protein, translating to MRRVRYESRGGPLFVEEAPPPAPGPGELLVRAEAIGVTLPVVRKVGEAAEPGPLGGEIAGEVMAVGEGVSRFGTGDRVTGLCFGHGYADFALLHEAMASPVPADASAVDAVALVRSGLVALGALEAARPEPGEAALVTAAASGVGHLAVQLARTRGAGRVVGAVSDPAKAGFVRGLGADHVIAYGDTGWGTPVDYVLDAVGGELLTPALHALVPEGRLVAYSSGGGTIQAYDLLLDAKSVIGFQMARIARGKPELYEQWREELWRLFAAGELRPVVHAEFALEDAAKAHGEIEGRSNLGKVVLIP from the coding sequence ATGCGCCGCGTCCGCTACGAATCCCGAGGCGGCCCCCTGTTCGTGGAAGAGGCCCCGCCCCCCGCGCCGGGCCCGGGGGAGCTGCTCGTGCGCGCGGAGGCGATCGGCGTCACGCTCCCGGTCGTCCGCAAGGTCGGCGAGGCGGCCGAGCCCGGCCCGCTGGGCGGTGAGATCGCCGGGGAGGTCATGGCCGTCGGCGAGGGCGTCAGCCGCTTCGGCACCGGCGACCGGGTGACGGGCCTGTGCTTCGGCCACGGCTACGCCGACTTCGCGCTGCTGCACGAGGCCATGGCATCCCCGGTTCCGGCGGACGCGAGCGCCGTCGACGCGGTGGCCCTGGTCCGCAGCGGCCTGGTCGCCCTCGGCGCCCTGGAGGCGGCCCGCCCCGAGCCGGGCGAGGCGGCCCTGGTCACCGCGGCAGCGAGCGGCGTCGGCCATCTGGCCGTACAGCTGGCCAGGACGCGCGGCGCCGGACGGGTGGTGGGAGCCGTCTCCGACCCGGCCAAGGCCGGCTTCGTCCGGGGCCTCGGCGCCGACCACGTCATCGCGTACGGCGACACCGGCTGGGGCACACCGGTCGACTACGTCCTGGACGCGGTGGGCGGTGAGCTGCTCACCCCGGCCCTGCACGCGCTCGTCCCCGAGGGGCGGCTGGTGGCCTACAGCTCGGGCGGCGGCACCATCCAGGCGTACGACCTGCTCCTGGACGCCAAGTCGGTGATCGGGTTCCAGATGGCCCGTATCGCCCGCGGGAAGCCGGAGTTGTACGAGCAGTGGCGCGAGGAACTGTGGCGGTTGTTCGCGGCGGGAGAGCTCAGGCCGGTGGTGCACGCGGAGTTCGCCCTGGAGGACGCGGCGAAGGCGCACGGGGAGATCGAGGGGCGGTCCAACCTGGGCAAGGTCGTCCTGATCCCCTGA
- a CDS encoding MarR family winged helix-turn-helix transcriptional regulator: protein MSEAPLPAIRSLPSWLLGRAAARGRALVASALAEEDMRMWHHVVLSAVRDLGPVAQADLGRGVRLDPKDLVGVLNDLQSAGLVVREPDPKDRRKNAVSLTERGARLLKRCEKAARAANDELLAPLSAAEREQFTAMLLRISATAD, encoded by the coding sequence ATGTCGGAAGCCCCCCTCCCCGCGATCCGCTCCCTGCCCAGCTGGCTGCTCGGCCGTGCCGCCGCCCGTGGCCGGGCCCTGGTGGCCTCGGCGCTGGCCGAGGAGGACATGCGGATGTGGCACCACGTGGTGCTGTCCGCCGTCCGCGACCTCGGGCCCGTCGCCCAGGCCGACCTCGGCCGCGGGGTCCGGCTGGACCCCAAGGACCTGGTCGGCGTGCTCAACGACCTCCAGTCGGCCGGCCTGGTGGTCCGCGAGCCCGACCCGAAGGACCGCCGCAAGAACGCGGTGTCCCTCACGGAGCGGGGAGCACGGCTGCTGAAGCGGTGTGAGAAGGCGGCCCGCGCCGCCAACGACGAACTGCTCGCACCGCTGTCGGCGGCCGAGCGGGAGCAGTTCACGGCGATGCTGCTCCGGATATCCGCCACGGCCGACTAG
- the fdhD gene encoding formate dehydrogenase accessory sulfurtransferase FdhD: MGRVTERRKVLRIRDGAVSSRPDTLVAEEPLEIRLNGKPLAITMRTPGDDFALAAGFLVSEGVLGAQSDLRNIVYCAGATADGVNTYNVVDVQTAPDVVVPDITLERNVYTTSSCGLCGKASLDAVRTTARFPIADTPPVRLSPELLASLPDRLRAAQRVFDRTGGLHAAALFTEEGELLDVREDVGRHNAVDKLVGRALQNGELPLSRAILLVSGRASFELAQKAVMAGIPVLAAVSAPSSLAVDLAAETGLTLVGFLRGSSMNVYAGEDRIALRAAAAQG; this comes from the coding sequence ATGGGACGAGTCACGGAACGACGCAAGGTTCTCCGCATCCGCGACGGGGCGGTCTCCAGCCGCCCGGACACGCTCGTCGCCGAGGAACCCCTGGAGATCCGGCTCAACGGCAAGCCGCTGGCGATCACCATGCGCACCCCGGGCGACGACTTCGCCCTGGCGGCGGGTTTCCTGGTGAGCGAGGGGGTGCTGGGCGCGCAGTCTGACCTGCGGAACATCGTCTACTGCGCGGGCGCCACGGCCGACGGGGTGAACACGTACAACGTGGTCGACGTGCAGACGGCCCCGGACGTGGTGGTCCCGGACATCACGCTGGAGCGCAACGTCTACACGACGTCGTCCTGCGGGCTGTGCGGCAAGGCGTCGCTGGACGCGGTGCGCACCACGGCCCGCTTCCCCATCGCCGACACTCCCCCGGTCCGGCTCTCCCCCGAGCTGCTCGCGAGCCTGCCCGACCGGCTGCGCGCGGCCCAGCGGGTCTTCGACCGGACGGGGGGCCTGCATGCCGCGGCCCTCTTCACGGAGGAGGGCGAGCTGCTGGACGTCCGGGAGGACGTGGGCCGGCACAACGCGGTCGACAAGCTGGTAGGCCGTGCCCTGCAGAACGGGGAGCTGCCGCTGTCCCGGGCGATCCTGCTGGTCTCGGGCCGGGCCTCCTTCGAGCTGGCGCAGAAGGCCGTGATGGCCGGCATCCCGGTCCTGGCGGCCGTGTCGGCGCCGTCCTCGCTCGCGGTGGATTTGGCGGCCGAGACGGGCCTGACGCTGGTGGGCTTCCTGCGGGGCAGCTCCATGAACGTGTACGCGGGTGAGGACCGGATCGCTCTGCGGGCCGCGGCCGCCCAGGGCTGA
- a CDS encoding 2Fe-2S iron-sulfur cluster-binding protein translates to MTVTPLGIPRRMLEFTLDGEEARVPEGSTILDACRAAGKDVPTLCEGDTLRPKNACRVCVVEVEGARTLVPACSRKAEPGMEVRTDTERARHSRKIVLELLASSVDLSTTPKVAGWLKEYAAKPDRFGPDAARLNEEPKVDNDLYVRDYDKCILCYKCVDACGDQWQNSFAISVAGRGFDARIAVEHDAPLTDSACVYCGNCIEVCPTGALSFKSEFDMRAAGTWDESAQTETTTVCAYCGVGCNLTLHVQDNEIVKVTSPHDNPVTHGNLCIKGRFGYQHVQNRD, encoded by the coding sequence ATGACCGTCACACCGCTGGGGATCCCGCGCCGCATGCTGGAGTTCACCCTCGACGGCGAGGAGGCCCGGGTCCCCGAGGGCTCGACCATCCTGGACGCCTGCCGGGCGGCCGGGAAGGACGTGCCGACCCTGTGCGAGGGCGACACCCTGCGCCCCAAGAACGCCTGCCGGGTCTGCGTGGTCGAGGTCGAGGGGGCCAGGACGCTCGTCCCGGCCTGCTCGCGCAAGGCCGAGCCGGGCATGGAGGTCCGCACCGACACCGAGCGCGCCCGGCACAGCCGCAAGATCGTCCTGGAACTGCTCGCGTCCTCGGTCGACCTGTCGACGACCCCGAAGGTCGCCGGGTGGCTCAAGGAGTACGCGGCGAAACCGGACCGCTTCGGCCCGGACGCGGCCCGGCTGAACGAGGAACCGAAGGTCGACAACGACCTGTACGTGCGTGACTACGACAAGTGCATCCTCTGCTACAAGTGCGTCGACGCCTGCGGCGACCAGTGGCAGAACTCCTTCGCGATCTCGGTCGCCGGGCGCGGCTTCGACGCCCGTATCGCCGTGGAGCACGACGCGCCGCTCACCGACTCGGCGTGCGTGTACTGCGGCAACTGCATCGAGGTGTGCCCCACGGGCGCACTGTCGTTCAAGTCCGAGTTCGACATGCGGGCGGCGGGTACATGGGACGAGTCCGCCCAGACGGAGACGACCACGGTGTGCGCGTACTGCGGAGTGGGCTGCAACCTGACGCTGCACGTGCAGGACAATGAGATCGTGAAGGTCACCTCGCCGCACGACAACCCGGTGACCCACGGCAACCTCTGCATCAAGGGCCGCTTCGGCTACCAGCACGTACAGAACCGGGACTGA
- a CDS encoding NAD(P)H-dependent oxidoreductase subunit E, whose protein sequence is MDLHFGDSKPTHEERAAVDALLGPPESSWEGADRSDADLRWARGGREARDRRDLLLPGLHAVNDRIGWISEGALDYLCRRLTVPPAEAYGVATFYAMFSLKPRPATVLHVCTDLACAAAGAPELCAGIEARLGLGSGVSVERSPCLGLCERAPAALAIKAGDPLRTAVSAPATVEEAVLAASSPGSAPEEPPAALAVPQAGQDGLMLLHRVGVVDPSSLDDYRAHGGYTALRRAFELGPAGVIREVTDSGLVGRGGAAFPTGRKWQATASQPDRPHYLVCNADESEPGTFKDRVLMEGDPYALVEAMTIAGYATGAHKGYLYLRGEYPRALHLLEHAIAQARARGLLGDDVLGQGYAFDIEIRRGAGAYICGEETALFNSIEGYRGEPRSKPPFPVEKGLFGKPTVENNVETLVNVLPILTMGAPAYAAIGTGRSTGPKLFCVSGSVERPGVYEVPFGATLGEVLTLAGVREGLRAVLLGGAAGGFVRADELDIPITFEGTREAGTTLGSGVVMAIDDSVPLPRLLLRIAEFFRDESCGQCVPCRVGTVRQEEALHRIVERTGADAAGDIALLREVGRAMRDASICGLGQTAWNAVESAIDRLGAYE, encoded by the coding sequence GTGGACCTGCACTTCGGTGACAGCAAGCCGACGCACGAGGAGCGGGCGGCCGTCGACGCCCTGCTCGGGCCTCCGGAGTCCTCCTGGGAGGGTGCCGACCGTTCCGACGCCGATCTGAGGTGGGCGCGTGGCGGACGCGAGGCCCGGGACCGCCGCGACCTGCTGCTGCCGGGGTTGCACGCCGTCAACGACCGGATCGGCTGGATCAGCGAGGGTGCCCTCGACTACCTGTGCCGGCGGCTGACCGTGCCGCCGGCGGAGGCCTACGGGGTCGCCACCTTCTACGCCATGTTCTCTCTCAAGCCGCGTCCGGCGACCGTGCTGCACGTCTGCACGGACCTGGCGTGCGCGGCGGCCGGGGCACCGGAACTGTGTGCCGGGATCGAGGCGCGGCTGGGCCTCGGCAGCGGGGTGAGCGTCGAGCGCAGCCCATGCCTGGGGCTGTGCGAACGGGCCCCGGCCGCGCTCGCGATCAAGGCCGGGGATCCCCTGCGTACGGCGGTCTCGGCGCCGGCGACCGTCGAGGAGGCCGTGCTCGCCGCGTCCTCGCCCGGCTCCGCGCCCGAGGAGCCGCCGGCCGCACTGGCGGTGCCCCAGGCGGGGCAGGACGGTCTGATGCTGCTGCACCGCGTCGGCGTGGTCGACCCGTCGTCCCTCGACGACTACCGCGCCCACGGCGGCTACACGGCTCTGCGCCGGGCGTTCGAGCTGGGTCCCGCCGGGGTCATCCGCGAGGTCACCGATTCGGGCCTGGTCGGACGCGGCGGCGCCGCCTTCCCCACCGGCCGCAAATGGCAGGCCACGGCCTCGCAGCCCGACCGTCCGCACTACCTCGTCTGCAACGCCGACGAGTCGGAGCCGGGCACCTTCAAGGACCGGGTGCTCATGGAGGGCGACCCGTACGCGCTCGTCGAAGCTATGACGATCGCCGGGTACGCCACCGGCGCCCACAAGGGCTATCTCTACCTGCGCGGCGAGTACCCCCGCGCCCTGCACCTGCTGGAGCACGCGATCGCGCAGGCCCGTGCGCGCGGACTGCTCGGCGACGACGTCCTCGGGCAGGGCTACGCCTTCGACATCGAGATCCGGCGCGGCGCCGGCGCCTACATCTGCGGTGAGGAGACAGCCCTGTTCAACTCCATCGAGGGCTACCGGGGCGAGCCCCGCTCCAAGCCGCCGTTCCCGGTGGAGAAGGGCCTGTTCGGCAAGCCGACGGTCGAGAACAACGTCGAGACGCTGGTCAACGTCCTGCCGATCCTGACCATGGGCGCCCCGGCGTACGCGGCGATCGGCACCGGGCGCTCCACCGGGCCGAAGCTGTTCTGCGTGTCCGGGAGCGTGGAGCGGCCCGGTGTCTACGAGGTGCCGTTCGGCGCGACGCTCGGGGAGGTGCTCACCCTGGCCGGGGTGCGCGAGGGGCTGCGGGCGGTACTGCTCGGCGGGGCGGCCGGCGGTTTCGTACGCGCCGACGAGCTGGACATCCCGATCACCTTCGAGGGCACACGCGAAGCCGGCACGACCCTGGGCTCCGGAGTCGTCATGGCCATCGACGACAGCGTGCCCCTGCCCCGGCTGCTGCTGCGCATCGCGGAGTTCTTCCGCGACGAGTCCTGCGGGCAGTGCGTGCCCTGCCGGGTCGGGACGGTACGGCAGGAGGAGGCGCTGCACCGGATCGTGGAGCGCACGGGCGCGGACGCCGCCGGGGACATCGCGCTGCTGCGGGAGGTCGGCCGCGCCATGCGGGACGCCTCGATCTGCGGTCTCGGGCAGACCGCGTGGAACGCCGTGGAATCCGCCATCGACCGTCTGGGGGCGTACGAATGA